The Rugosibacter aromaticivorans region TACTTCTTGCCGGTATGAACCTCCATCCAGAAAATCCGGCATATCCTGCCGCGCAAGAACGTTTTCTTGCGCTGTACGAAAAAAATGTTCACAACGAAACTTGTCTTTTTGATGGCATCGCCGAGTGCCTTGATCGTCTGGACAGCCTGAACATTCCCTGGGGAATCGTCACTAACAAAGCACTACGTTTTGCCGCCCCGCTCGTTGATGGGCTTGGCTTACAGCATCGAGCAATCTGTTTAGTCGCTGGTGATAGCGCATCTCACCCCAAACCACACCCCGCCCCTCTGCTCATGGCCGCACGCATGGCAACCATTCAGCCTGCATCTTGCATCTACGTAGGTGACGACGAACGCGACATTCTGGCGGCTCACGCCGCTGGCATGAAAGCCGTCGCCGCCGCGTGGGGATATCTAGGTAATGAAAAACCCCTGGCTGACTGGGATGCTGACATTATCGCCATATCGCCCCAAGATATTTTCCGCATTGCCCTATCAATTCGCTAGAATAGCGCTTGCAATTCGCACTTCTAGTCACATCTGAAGGGCACAACGACTCAACCACTGGGGGCGACATGGCTTCGACGTGGATCAAGAAACAGAGCAGTGCATACCGTGGCCCGGAGTACCACGTAAATACAGCCGGAAACTAGTAAACGCCAACGACGAGCGTTTCGCTCTCGCCGCTTAAACCGGCGAGCGCCGCAGCCACCTGCTCATAGGTGGTGCCGGGTAAAACCGGCTGCGGTGTCATTGATATGAGCTAAGGGTGTGCCTTGCTGCGCGGCGCTTCACGAAAAATCAGCAGACCGCGTGTTACCAGCCTGCCCGTTGGCGGGTGATACGTTAAATCAAATAACGAGGCTAAGTATGTAGGGCTGCCTGTGGAAGGTTTGCGGACGCGGGTTCAATTCCCGCCGCCTCCACCAATAATGATGTCCAACCCTGTGTGCGGTTGGACATTTTTTTTCGTCCTCCCGCGTGCCCACGAGGGTTCCTGCGGGTGCTTGCGGACTTCGACCTTTCTAGCCACCGCTAAAATCGCCCCCTTTTCTCTCTCTCCGACGCCACTCGCCAGAAGAGGCAGGAAGTCCACAAGAGCCACGATTCAACCAATTACAAATCAATAGGTTATATCTTGACGAATCAAGCGGTTGATTTTTGGCATCGGCAGGCGAATGAAATCGCCATGATTCGGAGAGTGGAAAAACGAGTGCAGTAAGGCCCGACTGAGCCACCGTGTCCGCGAAGTGCAGCTGCCACGGCGGTATCCAAAAACAGGTAACCAGTCTTCAGAATCTCCATCGTCATGCTTGCTGTAGGGCGGCGATCATCGGGCAGCGCACCCGCCCACGCGCCTCGCAACAACGCTCGACAAGTTCCGCGAGCACATGCTCGATGCCGGTGAGGTCGGCCAGTTTGGCACGCACGTCGGCCAGCTTGCGCTCGGCCTGCTCGCGGGCCTCGATACAATACGACCCATCTTCGAGCTTGAGCAGTTCGGCGATCTCGTCCAGGCTGAAGCCCAGCCGCTGGGCCGATTTCACGAAGCGCACCCGCGTCACATCCTCTTTACCATACCGGCGAATGCTGCCGTAAGGCTTGTCCGGCTCCGGCAACAGGCCCTTGCGTTGGTAGAACCGGATCGTCTCCACATTGACTCCGGCGGCCTTGGCGAAGGTGCCAATGGTCAGATTCTCAAAAATAGTTTGCATATCGCTTGACTCCGTATATGACTACGGAAGTAAGGTTACGCGATTCATTCCAGTTTCGAAAGGATAAACGTATGTCTGAACCAAAAAACGGGCGCGGTGCGCTCTTCGCCGGCGGGCTGGCCGCCATCCTTGCCTCTACTTGTTGCCTGGGGCCGCTGGTTCTGGTCGCCCTGGGGTTCAGTGGGGCCTGGATCGGCAACTTGACGGTGCTGGAGCCGTACCGCCCGGTTTTCATCGGCGCGGCGCTGGTCGCGCTGTTCCTCGCCTGGCGACGCATCTTCCGACCAACCGCAGCCTGCAAGCCGGGCGAGGTCTGCGCGATTCCGCAAGTGCGCAGCACCTACAAGCTCATTTTTTGGGTCGTGGCCGTGTTGATCTTGGTCGCGCTCGGTTTTCCCTACGTTGTGCCATTTTTCTACTAATCAGGAGTTCACCATGAAAACGAAGTTTCAGTGCAGGTTAATGCGCGAAGCGCGTTATGCCGGAACTAAAAAACTGTTTGCTTCCCTCGCTCTCGTCGCCGTCGTTGCCCCCGTGTTGGCCGCCACCCAAACCGTCACGCTGTCCGTGCCAGGCATGACCTGCGCTGCCTGTCCGATCACGGTCAAAAAATCCATCTCGAAAGTCGAGGGTGTAAGCAAGACCGACGTTAATTTCGACAAGCGTGAGGCCGTCGTCACTTTCGACGACGCCAAAACCAACGTCCAGAAATTGACCAAGGCGACCGAGGACGCGGGCTATCCTTCTTCGGTCAAGAAATAATAATGAAAGACCGGAAAACACTGCTGCGGGCCAGCGTCATTAGCACGGTTCTCGTGGCACTGTGCTGTTTCACACCGATTCTGGCGGTTATGTTTGGCGTGGTGGGCTTGTCCGCTCTCACCGACTACCGGGACTATGTGCTGCTGCCCGTGCTGGCGGTTTTCATCGGCTTGACCATCTACGCCATCCAGCGAAAACGCCAAGCCGATGCCTGCTGGACCCCGAATTCCACTGGAGTAAAAAAATGACAGAAATCACCGTGAACGGCATGACGTGCGGCTCCTGCGCCACCCATGTCAAAGATGCTTTGGAAAAAATTCCCGGCGTGAATGCCGCTGTGGTGTCCTACCCCGAAAGCCGGGCACAGGTCATAGCGAACACAGACGTGAGTCACGACCAAATGCTGGCCGCCATCGCCGCATTGGGTTATCAAGGCGCGATCCGGGTTGGTGATTTCAAAAACGATTCAGGAAAACGTGATGCACTTGAGGGCGCCGGTTTGCATATTGCCGTCATTGGCAGTGGCGGTGCAGCCATGGCGGCGGCGTTGAAAGCGGTGGATCAGGGCGCGAAGGTCACACTGATCGAGCGCGGCACCATCGGCGGTACCTGCGTCAACATCGGCTGCGTGCCGTCCAAGATCATGATCCGCGCTGCCCATATCGCTCATCTGCGCCGTGAAAGTCCATTCGACGGCGGCATCGCAGCGACCGCGCCTGCGATTGACCGCAGCAAACTGCTGGCGCAGCAGCAGGCCCGCGTCGATGAACTGCGCCACGCCAAGTACGAAGGCATCCTGGACGGTAATCCGGCCATCACCGTTCTGCACGGTGAAGCCCGTTTCAAAGATGGCCAGAGCCTTACCATCCGTTTGAACGATGGCGGCGAGCGCGTGGTGAGCTTCGACCGTTGCCTTGTCGCCACGGGTGCCAGCCCGGCCGTGCCGCCGATTCCCGGCTTGAAAGACACGCCGTATTGGACATCCACCGAGGCCCTAGTGAGTGACACCATTCCCGAACGCCTGGCCGTGATCGGGTCGTCGGTAGTGGCGTTGGAACTGGCGCAAGCCTTCGCCCGGCTGGGCAGCCAGGTCACGATCCTGGCGCGCAGCACGCTGTTCTTCCGCGAAGACCCGGCCATCGGCGAGGCTGTTACAGCCGCCTTCCGTGCCGAAGGAATCAAGGTGCTGGAACACACGCAAGCCAGCCACGTCGCACATGTGGACGATGAATTCGTGCTAACCACGGAACACGGTGAAGTACGTGCCGACAAGCTATTAGTCGCCACCGGACGCGCACCCAACACGCGCAGCCTGGCGCTGGACGCTGCGGGGGTCACCGTCACTGCGCAGGGAGCCATAGTCATCGACAAAGGCATGCGCACCAGTACACCACACATTTATGCCGCCGGCGACTGCACTGACCAGCCGCAATTCGTTTATGTGGCAGCGGCCGCCGGCACCCGTGCGGCCATCAACATGACAGGTGGGGACGCTGCCCTCGATCTGGCCACGATGCCGGCGATCGTGTTCACCGACCCGCAAGTGGCGACCGTGGGCTTGACAGAGGCCGAAGCACATGCACAAAACATCGAGACCGACAGTCGCCTGCTTACGCTGGACAACGTACCGCGTGCGCTGGCCAACTTTGACACCCGTGGCTTCATCAAGCTAGTGGTAGAGGCGAGTTCGGGCCGCTTGATTGGGGTGCAAGCCGTTGCGCCAGAAGCAGGCGAACTGATCCAGACCGCCGTGCTGGCCATTCGTAATCGAATGACGGTGCAGGAACTGGCTGACCAGTTGTTCCCGTACCTGACGATGGTCGAGGGGCTCAAGCTGTGCGCGCAGACCTTTACCAAGGACGTGACGCAACTGTCTTGTTGTGCTGGTTGAGAAATAGGAGATGTTCCGTGAGCGCCTACACGGTGTCCCATCTGGCCCATGATGCCGGTGTGAGTGTGCATGTGGTGCGCGACTACCTGCTGGCGAACCTCGACGGTCTGTGGCACTACTTCACCGAAAAATGGCTGCGCCTTGCGCATTTAGACAGCGACAGCAATAAATCCCGCTGGCCAACCCATCCCCTTTGGGAAGTTATCTCTAATGCTTCTTGGGGCGATGCTACACAACCTGCTTTGCAGCGCATTCGCTCCAGTAATCTGCCAACTGATGACCGGCTGTTTACTGCCGGGCTTGGCTATGTGGCGGTATTCATGGGACGCGAGGGCACTACAAATTTGTCAAAGGGATTCAGGAGCTTCATGAATCAGGCCGATACCTTCCATCGACTGCGCGGCGAATCTACTGCCCGCTATGTCGAGCGCAAGGCCAGGGTCAAGGGCCGTTTGTTCTCGACAATCAACAATCGTATTCATCTGGATCGAGTCGAAGCCCTGCGGCAGACAGAAGCCTATCGCAAGGCGCGGGAAGGCGAGGAATAACATGAGCGAACCACAAATTCACTCCTTGCCTGAAATTGGTTACCTTCGCCTGCCGCAGATTATTGGCAACTCGAAAGCGAGTCCACGATTCTGGCGCTTATTCCCGTCAGTAAATCAACTTGGTGGGCGGGTGTTAAATCCAGACGCTACCCGCAACCTGTGCGAACCTTGGGCGAACGCATTACGGCGTGGCGGGTTGAGGATATTCGGAACTTGATCGAACTCGCTGCCGAATAATGAGGGGCAACTTTGGGGGCAACCTTTCACTAATGATTCAAGCTTATTCAGTAATCATGAAGCCTTCAGAGAGTTATTCGATTGACGCCGCCGTTGGGATTTTTCTTTGTGCGGACGCGCGCGCGAATGCGATTCCAAGCCTTGTGCCAGTGAGCAACGTCCCGCCGTCGCCCTCGATTCGTGCGTCAATTGTCCGAGCGTTGATCCCTAGTCTCGTCCGTGCCGGTGACCACTCCCCGCTCTGACAACGGCAGAAGCCAGGTTTTCGGAATTTCAGTTTCGTTTTTAAGTTGGTCGGGCGCAATCGAACGAAGACAACGAATCAAATCGAATGATTTGAATTGTCTTTAATTCTAATTATCGTTAGAATTAAAGAATGAATAATCGCTCATTGAAAGACCTACTGTACGAGCAAGTTGCGCGCGTGGGTAAAGCCGTATCAAGTCCGAAGCGGCTCGAACTGCTGGAATTGCTTGCACAAGGCGAAAAGACGGTGGAGGTACTGGCAGGGGAGTTGTCGTCCGATATCAAGCTCACTAGCGCGCATCTGAAGGCGTTGAAAGAGGCCCGACTCGTTACTTCGCGGCGTGATGGCAAGTACATGGCTTATCGGCTGACCGGAAACGACGTGGCGACCCTGTGGGTTGTCTTGCGACAAGTGGCCGAGGAGCACCTGCTGGAGCTGCGAATGGCGCTGGAACAAATGGTCGCCGACCCCACCAAGCTCTCTTCGGTCAGCCGGGAGACGCTGCTTGCGCAGGCGCGCAATGGTGAGGTGATCGTGATCGACGTGCGTCCGGCCGACGAGTTTGCTGTGGCACACCTGCCGTTTGCCCGATCAATGCCGATGGCTGAGCTCGAAAAACGTCTGGCTGAGTTACCCCGCGACAAAGAGATCGTCGCCTATTGCCGGGGCCCGTTCTGCCTGATGTCCGATGAGGCGCTCACGCTACTGGCGTCGCATGGCTACCGGGTCCGCAAAATCCGCGATGGTGTGAGCGAATGGCAGGCGGCAGGCTTGGCCGTCGAAATTGAAGAGAAAAGATGAAAACGACTATCTTCATTCAATCGGCATGGTAACGCGAAGGAAAATCCATGTTTTTCAAACAACTGGCGACCAAAGAATCGTCCCTGTCGTACTTCTTCGGTTGCGGTGGCCTCGGTAAAGGCATGGCGGTGGACGTGGTAGCCGGAGACGAGGACTGGTTCATCAGCGAGGCCAAGATGGCCAATGTCACCATCACGCATGTGATCGACACACATGTGCACGCCGACCGCTACT contains the following coding sequences:
- a CDS encoding HAD-IA family hydrolase produces the protein MTEATANTSAIFFDLDGTLADTAPDLAGALNKLRCEHGLPPLPLMELRPHVAAGARGLLLAGMNLHPENPAYPAAQERFLALYEKNVHNETCLFDGIAECLDRLDSLNIPWGIVTNKALRFAAPLVDGLGLQHRAICLVAGDSASHPKPHPAPLLMAARMATIQPASCIYVGDDERDILAAHAAGMKAVAAAWGYLGNEKPLADWDADIIAISPQDIFRIALSIR
- the merR gene encoding Hg(II)-responsive transcriptional regulator, translated to MQTIFENLTIGTFAKAAGVNVETIRFYQRKGLLPEPDKPYGSIRRYGKEDVTRVRFVKSAQRLGFSLDEIAELLKLEDGSYCIEAREQAERKLADVRAKLADLTGIEHVLAELVERCCEARGRVRCPMIAALQQA
- the merT gene encoding mercuric ion transporter MerT — its product is MSEPKNGRGALFAGGLAAILASTCCLGPLVLVALGFSGAWIGNLTVLEPYRPVFIGAALVALFLAWRRIFRPTAACKPGEVCAIPQVRSTYKLIFWVVAVLILVALGFPYVVPFFY
- the merP gene encoding mercury resistance system periplasmic binding protein MerP; amino-acid sequence: MREARYAGTKKLFASLALVAVVAPVLAATQTVTLSVPGMTCAACPITVKKSISKVEGVSKTDVNFDKREAVVTFDDAKTNVQKLTKATEDAGYPSSVKK
- the merF gene encoding mercury resistance system transport protein MerF encodes the protein MKDRKTLLRASVISTVLVALCCFTPILAVMFGVVGLSALTDYRDYVLLPVLAVFIGLTIYAIQRKRQADACWTPNSTGVKK
- the merA gene encoding mercury(II) reductase: MTEITVNGMTCGSCATHVKDALEKIPGVNAAVVSYPESRAQVIANTDVSHDQMLAAIAALGYQGAIRVGDFKNDSGKRDALEGAGLHIAVIGSGGAAMAAALKAVDQGAKVTLIERGTIGGTCVNIGCVPSKIMIRAAHIAHLRRESPFDGGIAATAPAIDRSKLLAQQQARVDELRHAKYEGILDGNPAITVLHGEARFKDGQSLTIRLNDGGERVVSFDRCLVATGASPAVPPIPGLKDTPYWTSTEALVSDTIPERLAVIGSSVVALELAQAFARLGSQVTILARSTLFFREDPAIGEAVTAAFRAEGIKVLEHTQASHVAHVDDEFVLTTEHGEVRADKLLVATGRAPNTRSLALDAAGVTVTAQGAIVIDKGMRTSTPHIYAAGDCTDQPQFVYVAAAAGTRAAINMTGGDAALDLATMPAIVFTDPQVATVGLTEAEAHAQNIETDSRLLTLDNVPRALANFDTRGFIKLVVEASSGRLIGVQAVAPEAGELIQTAVLAIRNRMTVQELADQLFPYLTMVEGLKLCAQTFTKDVTQLSCCAG
- a CDS encoding ArsR/SmtB family transcription factor produces the protein MNNRSLKDLLYEQVARVGKAVSSPKRLELLELLAQGEKTVEVLAGELSSDIKLTSAHLKALKEARLVTSRRDGKYMAYRLTGNDVATLWVVLRQVAEEHLLELRMALEQMVADPTKLSSVSRETLLAQARNGEVIVIDVRPADEFAVAHLPFARSMPMAELEKRLAELPRDKEIVAYCRGPFCLMSDEALTLLASHGYRVRKIRDGVSEWQAAGLAVEIEEKR